In Scylla paramamosain isolate STU-SP2022 chromosome 19, ASM3559412v1, whole genome shotgun sequence, a single genomic region encodes these proteins:
- the LOC135109501 gene encoding uncharacterized protein LOC135109501: MQTTMKTNATEFFTGISPLKGVSAMNGTHLANGRSGRCHCCPYGYHIDLDFVRYCEMVNQVSKNDNPTLRHLKKLKRQRRRQTQSMEVLLGLEPGEENATTTTTSITAATAAAATTAPQYLQNIQELNSGSATSSTAATGHHFPRLQIIEDPQPISKEKERTPPPPPPRRSRTPGGGGGAGGPPPDVISPSRRAVSDALAAMNERNKKVGEGAGIERPPPCPREAVLDFEEMLETSRERIGGGRGGGGGGGGGGRANTLPSLDLLHHTPQPPPRLHHSEGKSGVSVSRSHSLPRQWLRRPLYPSRSSLSPTPSPTPSHAHSDTEDCRMAVVRALRQSVGGVGVGGVWGRPLSTPPSPRHHHHNLDAYYQYLNTCTPPPPPTPASSVEDWPAVSRLRTSSTSSLPPPPVPPPPADVGHIQQGGTGRLADTLAALNAARGCFTPICPEFDTLSVASGMSGVSTTTLQSIRDQMATSLARLKELEEEVKQIPVLQVKVNVLKEEKKLLLDQVRGLARGEDRPPLLLPPSLEGDLTDLSEDELETRLASLRSGPARRRRSESPLRVNLEEFKSYRRARRGSLSEGSEAESVAGDDFPLRITEPQDPQRRPVPPRRLGHEPAYSLPGTPLMGRRKSRDAATSCRVLTRDVGVTHVGARTRSVGLMASSEAEPCAECEERGHRSFQDKGVATEPQEDSRRRLSVKSVSTESIGPEEAEQEGATSKNSFLAKLGRKSAIISRLSEPQLVPPTLTFDNSTNTEPVVRRDQACGTSLSGARLYTPADLAQHVARAKEEWEGAERARQQLARSSRPLTLDCGTQAVLDLPAPPKTTFRPLMQSVGSQAQPRGVDVGVGAARITDDPCPRCSGLRTRSVACGSSVPQAAPAPTTPSVRTRSVASGELALHDPCCPDRPAPPRRSVGCGLDRITDRLCDRCDNLRVRSVGVGTPPPPPTPVPPPPVEKPKPPVTHSTYTQTRPPSTRTASVNTAPLPIKKEEAAPPSPAGTPEVERRAFGSSGVRVCDKCHEAITSVAKDIVGTSGSTSLPPLPPPASKIPRLVDITKVEPRLDPPRPDSRASDGSHPDTQPASLTNQPEARPSMVPQRSGLTPPRTLRTEPAFTQTQSSITSTSASSRVTTEAKVTAAAVPKIQVTRVNQTLPEPTVKEPPTTTTATATATAATTAQESATQEVLAMGCSPSKEELQCEVRLNDLKTRDPLLGSAQVNGSGIRAKVKAASDLTLSQTQHVHRLGSMTIFENPFDPINGCTLEDLVLLESCQANEEPETPDLRDVDVLVREMLIPGWGQDEGDSEGEEEEEEEDERGKRAAYTRQDTYTKSSEGIVNLGFEDHKPAGQKQAASVGTSTQASTQASTQASILTTITESSKKSLTTSTTTTTTSSTTTAATKTQKQKTDTKEENTSRKTSESEAAVAAAVIQGKGSEASESSGDESESEDEGGSVIDGASLLSQLGGGSTYRSDSSIFTAASETSRKKAVPSREMKAALKVLNDSIGKPVRSGQQLTNALNIVQREWLKVSSQKDADPHAVEDYMDAFEDYSKNLLQKVVNLADVNGNTAMHYAVSHGNFDVVSVLLDSKVCNVNQQNKAGYTATMLVSLAQIRSQTHASVVQRLFQLGDLNIKASQHGQTALMLAVSHGRLDMVQMLVAAGAEINIQDDDGSTALMCAAEHGHLAIVKFLLAQPDTDPTLMDNDGSTALTIAVEAGHRDVGVLLYKHLNLSRGSSPYSSVRIKRSRTPNAYRSSVTPPPRSSAPSSPGRSRKSSNPASPGRSRKSSASLSNLIL, encoded by the exons atGCAGACTACAATGAAAACAAACGCAACAGAATTTTTCACCGGAATTTCACCCCTAAAAG GTGTATCCGCGATGAACGGGACTCACCTGGCTAACGGGCGGTCGGGCAGGTGTCATTGCTGTCCCTACGGTTACCACATCGATCTGGACTTTGTGAGATACTGCGAGATGGTGAACCAG gtCTCTAAGAATGACAACCCAACTTTACGTCACTTGAAGAAATtgaagagacaaagaagaagacaaactcAATCTATGGAAGTTCTGTTAGGACTCGAACCGGGGGAAgaaaatgctactactactactacttctattactgctgccactgctgctgctgctactacggCGCCTCAGTATCTTCAGAATATTCAGGAGTTAAATTCTGGTTCTGCTACTtcttctactgctgctactgggCATCACTTCCCGAGATTACAGatt ATTGAAGATCCCCAACCAATCAGCAAGGAGAAGGAGCgtaccccccctcctcctcccccccgcCGCAGCCGCACCCCTGGAGGAGGCGGGGGGGCGGGGGGGCCTCCTCCTGACGTGATCAGCCCCTCCAGAAGGGCAGTGAGCGACGCCCTGGCTGCCATGAACGAGCGCAACAaaaaggtgggggagggggcagggatAGAGCGCCCCCCACCCTGCCCTCGA gaagcagTTTTGGACTTCGAGGAGATGCTGGAGACATCgagggagagaataggaggaggaagaggaggaggaggaggaggaggaggaggaggaagggccaACACACTCCCCTCTCTagacctcctccaccacacgcCACAACCTCCACCACGCCTTCACCACAGCGAGGGCAAGAGTGGAGTGAGTGTGTcccgctctcactctctccccagGCAat GGTTACGGCGCCCCCTATACCCTTcccgctcctctctctcccctaccccTTCCCCCACGCCCTCACACGCCCACAGCGACACGGAAGACTGCAGGATGGCGGTGGTGCGGGCGCTGCGGCAGAGTGTGGGTGgggtgggcgtgggcggggtGTGGGGGCGGCCTCTCTCCACGCCTCCCAgcccacgccaccaccaccacaacctggaTGCTTACTACCAGTACTTAAACACCTGCACGCCTCCCCCGCCGCCCACGCCTGCCTCCT ccgTGGAGGACTGGCCAGCCGTGAGTCGCCTccgcacctcctccacctcctccctgccGCCGCCACCCGTGCCCCCTCCGCCCGCCGACGTGGGTCATATTCAGCAG GGCGGCACTGGGCGGCTGGCGGACACTCTAGCCGCCCTCAATGCCGCCCGGGGATGCTTCACGCCCATCTGCCCGGAATTCGACACCCTCAGCGTGGCCTCAGGGATGTCAGGGGtcagcaccaccaccctgcAG TCGATCCGGGACCAGATGGCCACCAGCCTGGCGCGCCtcaaggagctggaggaggaggtgaagcagATCCCcgtgctgcag GTTAAGGTGAACgtgctgaaggaggagaagaagctgCTGCTGGACCAGGTGCGGGGGCTGGCCCGTGGGGAGGACCGGCCCCCCCTTCTGCTGCCCCCCAGCCTGGAGGGTGACCTCACGGACCTGTCTGAGGACGAGCTGGAGACGCGCCTTGCCTCGCTGCGATCAGGCCCCGCGCGCCGCCGCCGCAGCGAGTCCC CCCTGAGGGTGAACCTGGAGGAGTTCAAGTCGTACCGGCGGGCGCGGCGCGGGTCGCTGTCTGAAGGGTCCGAGGCGGAGAGCGTGGCGGGGGACGACTTCCCTCTGCGCATCACGGAGCCCCAGGACCCCCAGcgccgccccgtcccgccccgccgcctGGGGCACGAACCAGCCTACAGCCTGCCGGGCACGCCTCTCATGGGCCGCAGGAAGTCACGGGACGCCGCCACCAGCTGCCGCGTGCTGACGCGTGACGTGGGAGTGACGCACGTGGGCGCCAGGACGCGCTCCGTGGGCCTGATGGCCTCCAGCGAGGCGGAGCCCTGCGCTGAGTGTGAAGAGCGCGGCCACCGGAGCTTCCAGGACAAGGGCGTGGCCACCGAGCCGCAGGAGGACAGCCGGCGGCGCTTGAGCGTGAAGAGCGTGTCCACGGAGAGCATCGGGCCCGAGGAGGCGGAGCAGGAGGGCGCTACCTCCAAGAACTCCTTCCTGGCCAAGCTGGGCCGCAAGTCAGCCATCATCAGCCGCCTGTCCGAGCCGCAGCTGGTGCCGCCCACCCTCACCTTCGACAATTCCACCAACACGGAGCCCGTGGTGCGGCGCGACCAGGCGTGTGGCACCAGCCTGTCCGGGGCGCGCCTGTATACTCCCGCGGATCTCGCCCAGCACGTGGCGCGCGccaaggaggagtgggagggcgCCGAGCGAGCCAGGCAGCAGCTGGCACGCTCCTCGCGGCCCCTCACACTGGACTGCGGCACGCAGGCCGTCCTGGACCTGCCTGCGCCTCCCAAGACCACCTTCAGGCCCCTCATGCAGAGCGTGGGCAGCCAGGCACAGCCCCGCGGCGTGGACGTGGGCGTGGGTGCCGCAAGGATCACCGACGACCCCTGCCCGCGCTGTTCAGGCCTCAGGACGCGCTCCGTGGCCTGCGGCTCCTCCGTGCCCCAGGCGGCGCCCGCGCCCACCACGCCCTCCGTCAGGACCCGCAGCGTGGCGAGCGGCGAACTGGCGCTGCACGATCCCTGCTGCCCagaccgccccgccccgccccgccgctcTGTGGGCTGCGGCCTGGACCGCATCACGGACCGCCTGTGTGACCGCTGTGACAACCTACGTGTGCGCTCCGTGGGCGTGGGCACTCCGCCGCCTCCGCCCACCCCCGTCCCCCCACCACCTGTTGAAAAACCCAAGCCTCCAGTCACACACTCCACCTACACCCAGACCCGCCCGCCCTCCACCCGCACCGCCTCCGTCAACACTGCGCCACTGCCcatcaagaaggaggaggccgccccgcccagccccgccGGCACGCCCGAGGTGGAGCGGCGGGCTTTCGGCAGCTCCGGGGTGCGGGTGTGTGACAAATGCCACGAGGCCATCACATCCGTGGCCAAAGACATCGTGGGCACTAGCGGCTCCACCTCCTTGCCGCCCCTGCCTCCACCCGCCTCAAAGATCCCCCGCCTGGTGGACATCACCAAGGTGGAGCCACGCCTGGACCCGCCCCGGCCTGACTCCCGGGCCAGCGATGGGAGCCACCCGGACACCCAGCCTGCCAGCCTCACCAACCAGCCTGAGGCACGGCCCTCCATGGTGCCGCAGCGCTCTGGCCTTACGCCGCCCAGGACACTGAGGACTGAACCGGCcttcacacagacacagagctccatcacctccacctccgcctcctccaggGTCACCACAGAGGCCAAGGTGACAGCAGCAGCTGTGCCCAAGATTCAGGTCACCCGGGTGAACCAGACGCTGCCAGAACCTACTGTGAAGgaaccccccaccaccaccactgccaccgccacagCTACAGCTGCCACCACTGCGCAGGAGTCAGCCACACAG GAGGTGCTTGCCATGGGATGCAGCCCTAGCAAagaggaactgcagtgtgaagTGAGACTCAATGACCTAAAGACACGTGACCCCCTCCTTGGGTCAGCTCAGGTCAACGGGTCAGGTATCAGAGCAAAGGTGAAGGCAGCCAGTGACCTGACCCTCAGCCAGACCCAGCATGTGCATCGCCTTGGCTCCATGACTATCTTTGAGAACCCCTTTGACCCCATCAATGGGTGCACCCTGGAGGACCTTGTGCTGCTGGAGTCCTGCCAAGCGAATGAGGAGCCAGAGACGCCTGACTTGAGGGATGTGGACGTGCTAGTGAGGGAGATGTTGATACCTGGCTGGGGGCAGGATGAGGGGgacagtgagggagaggaggaagaggaggaagaggatgaaaga GGTAAGCGAGCAGCATACACCCGCCAGGACACCTACACAAAGTCCTCGGAGGGTATTGTCAACCTGGGCTTCGAAGATCACAAACCAGCAggacagaagcaggcagcgtCAGTTGGGACCTCCACCCAAGCCTCCACCCAGGCCTCCACCCAGGCCTCCATCCTTACCACCATCACAGAAAGCAGCAAGAAGTCTCTCACCAcatccactaccactactaccacatcatccactactactgctgccactaaGACACAGAAGcaaaagacagacacaaaggAGGAGAACACCAGCAGGAAGAC gagtgagagtgaggcggcagtggcggcggctGTGATCCAGGGCAAGGGCAGCGAGGCGAGTGAGTCCTCCGGtgatgagagtgagagtgaggacgAGGGTGGGTCAGTCATCGATGGGgcgtccctcctctcccagcttGGCGGTGGCTCCACCTACCGCAGTGACTCCTCCATCTTCACTGCTGCCAGCGAGACCAGCAGGAAGAA AGCTGTGCCGTCCAGGGAGATGAAGGCGGCTCTCAAGGTGCTCAACGACTCCATTGGCAAGCCAGTGCGGTCCGGCCAGCAGCTCACCAATGCACTCAACATTGTGCAGCGGGAGTGGCTcaag GTCTCCAGCCAGAAGGACGCTGACCCCCACGCTGTGGAGGATTACATGGACGCCTTTGAGGACTACTCCAAGAACCTCCTGCAGAAGGTGGTGAACCTGGCCGACGTGAAT GGCAACACCGCCATGCACTACGCCGTGTCTCATGGTAACTTTGACGTGGTGTCTGTGCTGCTCGACTCAAAGGTGTGCAATGTAAACCAGCAGAACAAAGCAGGCTACACAGCCACCATGCTGGTCTCCCTGGCACAGATCAGATCCCAAACCCATGCCAGTGTGGTGCAGCGCCTCTTCCAGCTTGGCGACCTCAACATCAAGGCCagccag cATGGGCAGACGGCACTGATGCTGGCAGTGTCCCATGGCCGCCTGGACATGGTGCAGATGCTGGTGGCGGCCGGGGCGGAGATCAACATTCAGGATGATGATGGCTCCACGGCCCTCATGTGTGCCGCTGAACATGGACACCTGGCCATTGTCAAGTTCCTCCTGGCCCAGCCCGACACAGACCCAACACTGATGGACAAT GACGGCAGCACAGCCCTCACCATCGCAGTGGAGGCTGGGCATAGGGACGTTGGGGTGCTGCTCTACAAGCACCTCAACCTGTCCCGCGGCTCCTCCCCGTACTCCTCAgtaag GATCAAGAGGTCGCGCACGCCAAACGCCTACCGCTCCTCCGTCACCCCCCCACCCCGCTCCTCTGCCCCGTCCTCCCCCGGGCGCTCCAGGAAGTCCTCAAACCCGGCTTCCCCAGGCAGATCCAGAAAGtcctcagcctccctctccaACCTTATCCTATAG